GTAGTTTCTTATTTCGATTTCCACCATTTTTACTTGCGCTGCGCTGTTTTGGGCGGCACGCATctaaccctatatatatatccttCTTCTGCAAATTTCAATTCCGATCAATTCATCCTAAATCTTTCCATTAATCGGCTTCACCACTTACAAAGACCATCCTCGCATCGGAGAATTACATTTCCATCGGATTGGATTGTGGTTTCCATTTATCTGTTGTCTCTTCAGGTCAGTTGCGATTTCCCAGATGTTTTTCTGCGTTTCTTGATTCGGATTTTGCTTTACGAATTGGTGCTTTTAATCACAAAATTCATTTCCATGGCTTGCGATTCGTATTGATTGTTTCTTGTTGCGGTATTcgttttttttatcttgttgGAATTATTTCTGATTTTTTCTATGCGATTTCGCTTTGTAGTTATCCGAGCTTGGGTGGATAGTAGTCTGGCATCTCTTGATCAGAACATGAGCTCGGAGCAAAACAGCCGGAGGGAGAACAATAATTATCGGCCTAGAAACAACAATTCTTCTCGGAACAACCGTCGTGAGTGGGTCCCTCGGGGCTCTGCGCCTGTTGTTGCCTCCGTGGAAGTTCCACCAGCTACTGCTGATAGTGCTGGCCAGAATGAGAGTGGAAATGGTGGGGCGTTGGTCGATAGGCCCGTCCATCCTATTGTTCCGAACCGGAATAGGGTCCATGGTGCATCAAGAGGAAACCCTGGCCACCGGCATGTTGTTCagagggagaaagagaaggTGGAGAGGAAGCATTTCAGGGACGACAATGGTAGGATGATGAAGGGGGTTAACATACCCCAACTGGTGCAGGAAATCCAGGATAAGCTTTCCAAGGGATCTGTTGAGTGCATGATCTGTTATGACATGGTTCGAAGGTCTGCACCCGTATGGTCGTGCTCTAGCTGCTACTCTATTTTTCACCTGAATTGCATAAAGAAATGGGCAAGAGCTCCTACTTCTGTTGATTTGTTGGCTGAGAAAAATCAGGGTACCAATTGGCGTTGCCCTGGATGCCAATCAGTGCTGCTTATGTCGGCTAAGGAGATTCGATACATCTGCTTTTGTGGCAAGAGACCAGATCCACCTTCAGATTTATATTTGACTCCACATTCTTGTGGAGAGCCTTGCAGTAAACCACTGGAAAGGGAGCTTCCTGGTAGTGGCCTGAGTGATGAGGATATATGTCCTCATGTTTGTGTTCTGCAGTGCCATCCTGGGCCTTGCCCTCCTTGTAAGGCCTTTGCTCCTCCCCGTAGGTGCCCTTGTGGGAAGCAAGTTATCACCACGAGATGCTCCGATCGGAAGTCTGTTCTCACTTGTAGGAAGAGATGTGAAAAGCTTCTTGACTGTGGTCGGCATTGCTGCGAAAGAGTCTGTCATGTGGGGCCATGTGATCCTTGCCAGGTCCTTGTTAATGCTTCTTGTTTCTGTAGGAAAAAGGTTGAGGTTCTTCTTTGTGGAGATATGGCTGTCAAGGGAGAAATTAATGACCAAGATGGTTTATTCTCATGCAACTTATCTTGTGAGAATAAATTGAATTGTGGAAACCATGTTTGCCTAGAAGTTTGTCATCCAGGTCCATGTGGGGAATGTGAGCTGCTGCCAGGAAAGATTATGGCATGCTGCTGTGGTAAGACTAGCTTAAATGAGGAAAGACAGAGTTGTTTGGATCCAATTCCAACTTGTACGAAGAATTGTGGCAAGACCCTGCCTTGCAAGCTGCATAACTGTCAGAGTGTGTGCCATTCAGGGCCGTGTCCTCCCTGTAATGTTCTTGTTACCCAAAAATGTCGGTGTGGGTCGACCTCTCGAGCTGTACAGTGCTACAGAACTGCTCCAAGTGCTGAAAAATTCACTTGTGATAGACCTTGTGGCCAGAAGAAAAGCTGTGGCAGGCATCGATGCAGTGAGCGTTGCTGTCCTCTCTCTAACTCCTTGAATTCTTCCGTGGTTGATGGAAACCCACATTTGTGCACAATGCCATGTGAGAAGAAGCTACGGTGTGGTCAGCATTCTTGTATATCACTGTGTCACAGTGGTCATTGTCCTCCTTGCCTGGAGACAATTTTCACCGACTTGGCTTGTGCTTGTGGTCAAACTTCTATTCCTCCCCCATTGCCTTGTGGTACACCTCCACCTTCATGTCAGTACCCCTGCTCAGTTCCTCAGCCTTGTGGCCATCCATCTTCACACAGCTGCCATTTTGGAGACTGTCCACCTTGCACAGTTCCTATCCCCAAGGAATGTGTGGGTGGACATGTTGTTCTTCGCAGTATCCCTTGTGGATCAAAAGATATTAGATGCAATAAACTATGTGGAAAGACGAGGCAGTGTGGTTTACATGCTTGCTCCAGAACTTGTCATCCAGCCCCATGTGATTCTTCTGCTGCATCAAGTACGAGCTTGAGAACATCTTGTAGGCAAACATGTGGTGCTCCGAGGAGAGATTGTAGGCATACTTGCACAGCTATGTGTCACCCTGCCACTCCATGTCCTGATGTAAGATGCGAATTTCCCGTCACAATCTCTTGCTCCTGTGGCCGAGTAAATGCAACAGTTCCTTGTGATGCTGGTGGCAGTAGTGGAGGATATAGTGCTGATACAGTTCTTGAAGCTTCTATAATACAAAAGTTGCCAGCAGCTCTACAACCTGTTGAAGAAAATGGCGAGAAAATTCCACTTGGTTCGAGGAAGCTAATGTGTGATGATGAATGCGCAAAAGTGGAGCGCAAAAAGGTTCTTGCTGATGCTTTTGGTGTTACTGCCCCGACCTTGGATGCACTTCACTTTGGTGATGCTGCATCTGTTTCTGAAGTGCTTTCTGACCTCCTGAGGCGTGATCCTAAGTGGGTCTTGTCCGTAGAAGAGAGATGCAGGTACCTGGTCCTTGGTAGGGGCAGGGGTGGGTTAAATGCTATTAAAGTCCATGTGTTCTCTGTGATGACCAAGGAAAAAAGAGATGCAGTGAGGCTGGTTGCAGAAAGGTGGAAACTTTCTGTCAATGCAGCTGGATGGGAGCCAAAGAGATTTGTCATTGTTCATGTCACGCCGAAGTCAAAAGCCCCAGCTCGTATGCTTGGTGTTAAGTCATGCAATCCTGGTAACATGTTGCAACCGCCGATATTTGATCCCCTGGTGGACATGGATCCCCGGCTTGTTGTGGCTTTATTTGATTTACCTAGGGAAGCTGATGTCAGTGCACTGGTATTGAGGTTCGGTGGGGAATGTGAATTGGTTTGGTTGAACGATAAGAATGCATTAGCTGTCTTCAGTGATCCAGGGAGAGCAGCAACTGCTATGAGGAGATTGGATCAGGGGTCTGTGTATTACGGTGCTGTTGCAGTTCCTCAGAATGGGGGGGCGTCAGTAATGACTTCAGGCGCTGGGGCGTGGGGATCTTCCGCGGCTTCCAAAGATGCTGCATCTGGAGCAGCCCTGAAAGAGAACCCTTGGAAGAAGGTTGTCCTGCAGGACTCTGAGCACAAGGAAAGCTCGCGGGGAGGAGCTGAG
This portion of the Salvia splendens isolate huo1 chromosome 10, SspV2, whole genome shotgun sequence genome encodes:
- the LOC121751948 gene encoding NF-X1-type zinc finger protein NFXL1-like codes for the protein MSSEQNSRRENNNYRPRNNNSSRNNRREWVPRGSAPVVASVEVPPATADSAGQNESGNGGALVDRPVHPIVPNRNRVHGASRGNPGHRHVVQREKEKVERKHFRDDNGRMMKGVNIPQLVQEIQDKLSKGSVECMICYDMVRRSAPVWSCSSCYSIFHLNCIKKWARAPTSVDLLAEKNQGTNWRCPGCQSVLLMSAKEIRYICFCGKRPDPPSDLYLTPHSCGEPCSKPLERELPGSGLSDEDICPHVCVLQCHPGPCPPCKAFAPPRRCPCGKQVITTRCSDRKSVLTCRKRCEKLLDCGRHCCERVCHVGPCDPCQVLVNASCFCRKKVEVLLCGDMAVKGEINDQDGLFSCNLSCENKLNCGNHVCLEVCHPGPCGECELLPGKIMACCCGKTSLNEERQSCLDPIPTCTKNCGKTLPCKLHNCQSVCHSGPCPPCNVLVTQKCRCGSTSRAVQCYRTAPSAEKFTCDRPCGQKKSCGRHRCSERCCPLSNSLNSSVVDGNPHLCTMPCEKKLRCGQHSCISLCHSGHCPPCLETIFTDLACACGQTSIPPPLPCGTPPPSCQYPCSVPQPCGHPSSHSCHFGDCPPCTVPIPKECVGGHVVLRSIPCGSKDIRCNKLCGKTRQCGLHACSRTCHPAPCDSSAASSTSLRTSCRQTCGAPRRDCRHTCTAMCHPATPCPDVRCEFPVTISCSCGRVNATVPCDAGGSSGGYSADTVLEASIIQKLPAALQPVEENGEKIPLGSRKLMCDDECAKVERKKVLADAFGVTAPTLDALHFGDAASVSEVLSDLLRRDPKWVLSVEERCRYLVLGRGRGGLNAIKVHVFSVMTKEKRDAVRLVAERWKLSVNAAGWEPKRFVIVHVTPKSKAPARMLGVKSCNPGNMLQPPIFDPLVDMDPRLVVALFDLPREADVSALVLRFGGECELVWLNDKNALAVFSDPGRAATAMRRLDQGSVYYGAVAVPQNGGASVMTSGAGAWGSSAASKDAASGAALKENPWKKVVLQDSEHKESSRGGAEEWSANAADPKLHHWKDKEAPTASSSNRWSVLQSGSSSKSSDASTKTENRQKQPETPLNLSSSTGEESSLNAAALQPEGMSNSGSGDVVDDWENAYD